CTCCGCGTCTCCTCGTCCCCTCGTCCCCGCGGCCCGCCGCCGGTCCGCCCCCCGGACTGGCGGCGACCCTCTCCTCTGCATCGTTGTCGGCATGACGGGCCTGTCGTACCGTTGAGGCCACCGTGCAACGCTTCGGAACCCTCTCGTTCGGTCACTACGGCTCGCTCGGCCGCACTCGCCCCCTCTCCGCGGCGGACTCGATGCTGCAGGCCATCGAACTCGCCGAAGGCATGGACGCCCTCGGCGTCAACGGCATCTACTTCCGCGTGCATCACTTCGCGCAGCAGCAGTCGTCGCCGATGCCCTTGCTGGCGGCCATCGCGGCGCGCACGCAGCGCATCGAAGTCGGCACGGGCGTCATCGACATGCGGTACGAGAACCCGCTCTACCTGGCCGAAGAAGCGGCGGCCGTCGATCTCATCAGCGGCGGACGACTCGCGCTCGGCGTGAGTCGTGGCTCTCCCGAGACCGTGGTGCGCGGGTACGAGGCATTCGGCTACGCGGGCTCCGAGGATCCACGCGGGGCCGACCTGGCGCGCGACCACTTCGCGACGTTCATGCGCGCGATTGCCGGCGAGGGGATGGCGCAGCGCGACCCGCAGAGTCCGTTCGGCGACCCGTCGGCGGGCACCGGGCTGCAGCGCGTCGAGCCCTATTCTCCAGGACTGCGATCGCGCGTCTGGTGGGGTGCCGGCGCGCGCGAGTCCGCGGAATGGGCGGGGCGCATCGGCGTCAACCTCATGTCGTCGACGCTCCTGGTCGAGGACCGCGGCATCCCGTTTGATCAGTTGCAGGCCGAGCAGATCGACGCCTTCCGCGCGGCGTGGCGCACTGCCGGACACGCGGGCGAACCTCGCGTGTCGGTGAGCCGCTCGATCTTCCCGCTCACGACGGCGGAGGACCATCACTACTTCGGCCGCAGTTCCGAACGCGACAGCGTGGGCTACATCGACGGCTTCCGCTCGACGTTCGGCAGGACATATGCCGCCGAGCCCGACCAACTCATCGATCAACTGAAGGCGGATGCCGCGATCCGGAGCGCGGACACGCTCATGCTCACGATCCCGTCGCAGCTCGGTGTCGCGTTCAATCTGCGCATCGTCGAGTCGTTCGCGCGCTACGTCGCGCCGGCACTCGGCTGGCAGAGTACGCTCGGGTGATGCGCCTCCTTCGGATTGTCGTCATCGGCGTTGTCCTCGCGTGTGCGGTGCCCTCCGGCGCGCAGACGGCGGCGTTCACCATCGAGGCGGTGACGAGCGCGCCGTTCCCCACCACCCTCACGGCGTCGGCCACGGGCGAGCGCATCGCGTGGACGCTCAACGCACAGGGCCGGCGCAACGTGTGGGTGGCCGAAGGGCCCGCCTTCGTGGCGCGTCAGCTCACCGCGTACGAGACCGACGATGGGCAGGAGCTGAACGCGCTGCAGATTTCGGCTGATGGGGCGTGGGTCGTCTACCAGCGCGGCGGCGACTTCGGCTCCAACTGGGACGATGCCGCTCCCGTCAACCCGACGGGCGCGACGACGCCAGCGGCAGTGGGCATCTGGGCCGTGCCCTTCGGCGGCGGCGCACCGATCGCCCTCGGCGAAGGTGTGAACCCCGTGCTCTCGCCACGCTCCGACGTCGTGGTCTTCGAACGCGCGCGTCAGTTGTGGTCGGTCCCGATCGGTGGCGGTACCCCCGCCACGAAACTCTTCGACCAGCGCGGCGCGGCAGGCGACGCCAGGTTCTCGCCTGATGGATCACGCCTCGCGTTCGTATCGAGCCGTGGCGATCACGCGTTCATCGCGGTGTACACGAACGCGTCGACGCCGGTCCGCTATCTCGCGCCGACGACGAGTCGCGATGGCTCGCCGCGGTGGTCGCCCGACGGGTCGTCGATCGCGTTCGTCCGCCGGCCTGGCGCGGGAGGTCCGCCACCCTCGTCGCTCGAACCGGCGCCCACGCCATGGAGCATCTGGATCGCCGACGTCTCGGCAGGTCACGCACAACAGCGCTGGGCAAGCGGAACGGAACCGCGCGACACGGTGCCATTCACGCACGGCGGAACGAACCTGCACTGGACCGGCACGGGACGTCTCGTGTTCCTGTCGTATCAGGACGGCTGGCCGCACCTCTACTCGATGACGGCGAGCGGCACCGACGCGCCGCTGCTGCTCACGCCGGGCGATCACATGGCGGAGCACGTCACGATCGCACCAGACGGTCGTCACGCGCTCTACGCAGGCAATCTCGGCACGACAGCCGGCGACATCGACCGTCGTCACGTCGTGCGCGTGCCGGTCGATCGGGCCGCACCGGAAGTCCTGACACCAGGCAACGGACTCGAGTGGTCGCCCGTCGTCCTCGCCACGGGACGCGTTGCCGCGATTGGTGGCGATTCGCAGCAGGCGCCCGTGCCGTTCGCTTTCGACACGGTCGATCCCGCCGTGCGCCCGAACGGCGCGGGACGCATCGTCATCGGTGCGTCGGCGGTGCCGGCCACCTTCCCCGCCCGGCAACTCGTCGTGCCAACGCCTGTCACGTTCACGGCGAGCGATGGCGGCCGCGTCCACGGACAGCTGTTCACGCCGGCGGGCGCCGGCACGGCGAAACGCCCGGCCATCGTCTACATCCACGGTGGCCCGATGCGGCAGATGCTGCTCGGCTGGCACTACGGAGACTACTACTGGAACGCGTACGCGCTCAACCAGTACCTTGCCAGTCGCGGCTTCATCGTGCTGTCGGTGAATTACAGGTTAGGCATCGGTTACGGCTTCGACTTCCATCGTCCGCCGAAGGCCGGTGTCGCGGGCGCGTCGGAATACCTCGACATCAAGGCCGCCGGTGAATGGCTGCGCGCGCGCGCGGACGTCGATGCCACGCGCATCGGCGTCTATGGCGGATCGTATGGCGGGTATCTCACCGCGCTCGCGCTCGGTCGCGACTCGTCGGTTTTCGCGGCGGGCGTCGACATCCATGGCGTGCACGACTTCACGAGCGACGGCGGCGGCCGCATCGGCGCGGGCGCCTGGCGCTACGAGCGTCCTGCGTCGGTGGTCGAGGCCCTTGCGCGAACCGCGTGGGAGAGCTCACCGGTCGCGAGCGTCACGACGTGGCGATCACCGGTGCTGCTCATCCACGCCGACGACGACCGCAACGTCCGCTTCAGCCAGACCGTCGATCTGCTCCAGCGCCTGCGCGCCGCGGGCGTCGAGACCGAAGAGCTGGTGGTCGTCGACGATACGCACCATTTCCTGCGCTACGCCAACCAGCTCCGCGTGAACCAGGCGATCGCCACGTACCTGGAAAAGAAGCTCCTCACCAGAATCTCTGTCGATCAACAGCGCTGATCAGTGCCCGGCGAGGAACGTCGAGGCGATGTAGCACGTGTGGGTGGCGATGGGCGTGTATCCCATGCGCTCGTAGACGGGCCGGCCAGCGTCGGTGGCGTGCAGGACCGTCGGCAGTTCGCCGTGCCGGTCCGCTGCGATGTCGAGCGCGTGCCGCATCGCCGCGGCGGCGTAGCCCCGGCGCTGGTGCTCCGGATGCGTGGCAACCATCGCCACGTACCGATGCCCCTCCACCAGCAGCACCGCCGCACTCGTCACCGCCGCTCCATCGTCGGCACATCCGAGCGCGGGCACGTGCCCGTTCCAGAAGGCCGGCGCGCCGAGCAGCGACTTGGCCGCGGCCAGATCCATCCCGTATGCCGCGGAGTTGACGTCCACGAGCGCGCCGCATCCCGGTTCGTCCAGCGGCACCGAGAGCGCGAGGCCGCCGGGCGCGTCAGCGGGCACCACACGATCGGCACGCATGCCCGTCAGCGGTAGGAGCGGCGTCAGCCCGCAGCCGGCGAGGACGGCCTGCGCATCGACGCCGGACTCGATCGCCTGGTGCGTGACGACCAACAGCCACGGCACGCCGGAGCCATCGGCCCACGCCATCGCCTCCTCCCCCGACGCGCGGAGCAACGCCGCCGTCACAGACGGCGTTGTGACGATGGCGACGTTGAAGAACGCGACGGGGACGCCACTGAACACGTACGTCACGTTCGTCGTCGTCTCGAACCTGTGCGTGGGAGACGCACGGCACATCACGCGCCATGCGTCGCGGAACTGCCCCACGCTCAGGTCCACCGGATGCCGTGCTGGCGTCATGGCGCCTTGGCCTCTGACGAAGACGAGAGTCGCGAACGTATGACGAGGTGCATCGGATCGCGGAGGTACTGCTTCAGCAGCTGTTCGCGCGCGAGCGCGACGCCTGCCGTATCGCCCGCCGTCTGCATGGCCACGAGAGCCTGCCACTTGCACAGGTCGTCCTCGCTCGAGCACCCGGCGAAGTGCTGCCGCGCTCCTGCCGCATCGCCGCTGGCCACCGCGAGTAGCGCCCGTCCGAAGTGCATGCTCGACTGCACCGACGCGATGTCCGGGTTCGCCGCAGCGAGCGCGTCGAGTGCCGACGACGTCTTGGTCAGCGCGGCGACGTCGCGCAATCCGCTCTCGGCCATCGCGCGTGCCACGAGGGCCTGACGCTCGAGGCCGCGCGTCGGGCCGGGCGGAAGCGTCTTGGCGCTGACCGTGGCGAGCGCGGCAGCGACAGGGACCAGCGCGTCGCGATGGCGCCCGGCGTCGCTCAGCACCAGCGCACGACGGATCGGGACGAACGCCACATTCGTGGTGTCCGCGAGGCTGGCCTTCTCCGCAGTGTCGAGCATCGCGAGCGCACCACGCGTGTCGTGCTGGGCCATCGCGATGGCCGCCAGCGTGGCGTCGACGCCAAGCTTGTCGCTCGGGCGCGGCGCGCCGGCCCGAGCCTCCGCCAACGCATTGCGTGCGCCGGCGACGTCGCCCGCGTAGAACTTCGCGTACGCGATGCCTTCATGCGAGGCCCAGAAGCCCGGCGACAGGGCCAGGGCCTTTCCGAACGCCGCTTCGGCGTCGGCAAAGCGCCCGGCAGAGAGCAGGGCCTCGCCGAGCGAATCCTGCGCGTTCGGCTCGGTGGGCAGGATGCGCGCGTACTGTTCGAACGCGGCGACGGCACCGTCGGCGTCACCCTGCCGGAGCGCGGCGTATCCGAGGCTGTTCTGCGCGCCGCCCGCTTCGGGATTGAGTGCCGTGGCCTTTTTCAGCGACTCGACGGCCTCGGCGTACTTCGACGACTCGAGCAACTGCTGCCCGCGAATGAAATGCCCGCGCCAGTCGCCGGGGGCCAGTTCGGTGACGCGCGCGTACGCGGCGCTCGCCTTCGCGACGTCGCCGGTCCGCGCGGCCGCGATGCCCTCCACGAGCGCGCGCTCGGCCGCCGGCAGACCGGCCGCGGCCGCGGCCGCGGCTTCGAGCTCCGTAGTGCCGTTGGCACCGGGCACCGTGTAGCCGTGATACGCGTGCGCCAGGACGAAGTTCGAGTCCAGCGCCAACGCCTGCGCGAACGCCTCGGACGCCTCGGCCACGCGCAGGTTGTCGAGGAGCTGCTCCCCCTTCCGGAGCTGCGCCACCGCTTCGGGCGACGACGACGTCGTGGTGATCGTGGCGGCGGCAGGGGCCTGGGCGGCGCTGTCGGCGGGCGGTGCCGGCGACGTGCAGGCAGCACACAGGACGAGGACGGGCAGGAGCAGACGCTTCATCGAAGATTCTCCAGTGAACGGTAAGGGACTCGAGAGGGCATGCGAGAATCGGCCGACAATCCCCTCATCTTCATGACGCACGCGACGGATCACACGCCGTGACAGGCCTCGAAGCGGACGCCGCCGCGCGCTGGGCACGCGCGCGGGAGGTCTTCGATGCCGTCGTCGTCCTGCCGGCGGCGGATCGCGATGTCGCGCTCGCCGCGCTGTGTGGAGGCGACGCCGCTCTGCGCGGCGAGGTCGTGTCGCTCCTGCTGCACGACAGCCCTGACGATGACGCCATCGCGCGGCTGGTGGCCGACGCCGCCGGCGACATCGTGGGCGTTTCCTCGAGCGCCAGCGCCGACGCGTTTCCGCCAACCTCCGATCGCTACCGCATCGTTGCGCGTCTCGGCGGAGGCGGCATGGGCGACGTGTTCCTTGCCGAAGACGCCGCGCTCGGCCGGCGCGTCGCGCTCAAGGTGCCGCGAGGCCACGTGACCACCGATGCAACGGCCCGCAGGAGGCTGCGCGACGAAGCGCACGCGGCGGCGGCCATCAATCACCCGCACGTCTGCATCGTCCACGACGTCGGCGATGGTCCCGACGGGCGCCCCTTCATCGCGATGGAGCTCATCGAAGGCGAGACGCTGGCGTCGCGTCTCGCCGCAGGCCCGCTTCCGCTGGCCGACGTGCTGACGCTCGGCATCCAGGCCGCCGCGGCGCTGCACGCTGCCCACGCGATCGGCGTGGTCCATCGCGACCTGAAGCCGTCCAACATCATGTGGACGGCACACGGCATCAAGCTGCTCGACTTCGGGCTGGCGACAGCCGTGCGCACCGTTGACACACGCGACGATGGCGCGCGCGCGCCAGGTGGATTCGCGGGCACCGTACCGTACATGAGTCCGGAGCAGGTGCGCGGCGAACCGCTCGACCACCGCACGGACCTCTTCTCGCTCGGCGTGGTCCTCTACGAAGCCGTCACTGGGCGATTACCGTTCGACGAACCGACAGCCGCACGGACGGCCGATGCGATCGTCACGCGCGAGCCAGCGCCGCCAGAAGAGATCGTGCCCGGCCTGCCGTCCGATCTGTCGCGCGTGTTGGCGCGCGCCCTCGCCAAAGTGCGCGACGCGCGCTACGCGGACGCCGCAACGCTTGCCGACGACCTGCGGGTGGTCGCCTCCACGCACGCGCGGCCTGTGCGTCGACGAGGTCACATGGCTGTTGCCGCGCTCGCGGCAACGGTACTGGTCGGCGCCGCCGTCGCATCGGGCACGCACACGGGGTGGCCCTTCGAGGCGACGGTGCGACGCGCGGCGGCGACGCCGCCCGTGGTTCGCCCGGTCAGCGGCCCGACGAGCCTCTCCGTCCTCGTGGCAGATTTCTCCAACGCGACGGGCGACGCCACGTTCGACGGCACGCTGCGCGAGAGTCTCATCGTGCAGCTCCAGCAGACGCCGTTCCTGCGCGTCCTGCCGCCGTCGAGCGTGGACGAGACGCTGCGGCAGATGACGCGCGCGCCGGGCACCCGCCTCACGGCGCCGGTGGCCGCGGAAGTCGCGCAACGACGCGGGCTTGCCGCGTGGATTTCGGGAGCGATCGAGTCGACGCGCGACGGACTGGTCGTCACGCTGCGAGTCACCCGCACCGACAGCGGCGATGTCGTCGCACGCGAGCGCGTCGAGGTCCGCGATCGCGATGCCGTCCTTGGTGCGCTCGGCGACGCCGCCGCACGACTGCGCCAGACGCTGGGGGAGTCGCAGCAGTCGATCGGCCGGTTCAACGTGCCCACCGCGCAGGCCACGACGGCGTCGCTCGACGCACTCAAGGCCTACACGCTGGGGGCCGAGCGGTCGGCGAGCGGTGACTACGGCGTGGCGGCGGCGCTCTACGAGCGCGCGGTGCAGATCGATCCCGAGTTCGCGCTGGCCTACCAGGCGCTCGCACGCGAGCAGGCCAACGAGATGTACGCGCACGATGTGGTCGCGGCGTCTGCCACGCGGGCCTACGAGCTCAGGACGCGCACCACTGGCCAGGAACGCTTCAACATCGAGACCGAATACCACTCGAGTGTCTCAGGCGCGCTCGATCGCGCGTCCGCGACAGCCGGGCAGTGGAAGGCCGCCTATCCGGCCGACTGGCGTCCGCACCACGTGCTCGCGCACCTGCACTACACCCTCGGGCAGTACGCCGAGGGTGTGCAATCGGGTCGCGAGGCCGTTCGCCTCAATCCAGACGTGGCTGCTGCCTACTCCAACCTCGCCGGTTCGCTCTTCGCGCTCGGGCGCTTCGTCGAGGCGCGCGACGTCTACCACGAGGCGATGGCGCGCGGTCTCGACGCGCCGGAGTACCACGCGTTCCTGTGGCGGATCGCCTACTACACCGGTGACACCGAGGGCATGCAGCGGCAGATGGCGTGGGCGTCGAGCAGCGCGTCATGGGCGTCCAACATGCCCGCGCTCGCAGCCGCCCTTCAGGGACAGTGGGCTACCGCGCGATCGGCGACGCAGCTCGCCTCGGCGGGTTTCGCGCGGCGCCGCATGCCCGGCCTCGTGGCGTATGCCGCGCGCTACGAGGCACTCACGGGCGCGCTGGTCGGCGATTGCCGGACCACCCGGCGGAGCGCCCCTGTGGTACTGGGCTACGACGTCTCCGACGTGCGCGCCAGCGTGGTACTCGCGCTGGCGTTGTGCGGCCGCACCGATCTCGATCCTGTCATTCGGTCGCTGCGTCGCGCGCAGCCAGACAGCACCGTCCTCACTCACGGGTGGCTCCCGGCGATCGACGGCGCGACGGCGCTCGCACGACGACGGCCGATCGAGGCGATTGCCGCGTTGCACGACGCGGCCCGCTACGACGGCGCCGCCGAATCCTGGCCGACCTACGTGCGGGGGTTGGCGCTGCTGCAGGCCGGAGAGGCCGCTGATGCAGAGGCGGCGTTTGCCAGGATTGTCGACCAGCCCGGCCGCGCGTTGTGGTTCCCACTGGCGCCCTTGTCACGCCTGGGGATCGCGAGAGCGCGACGACTGGCCGGCGACAACGAGGGCGCCCGCCGCGCGTACGACCAGTTCTTCACGACATGGAAGGACGCCGACGCCGACCTCCCCGTCATCGTGGCCGCCCGCCAGGAATACGCGCGATTGCCGTAACCGTCAGGACTGGGACAACTGGCGGCGCAGCCACGCGCGGCCGTGGCGCAGGTCGCGATCGACTGTCGCGTCCGACACGCCCAGCGCGGCACCGATCTCGGCGTGCGTGAGGCCGCCGAAGTAGCACAGATCGAGCGCCTCGGCCTGCCGCGCGTCGATGGCCTTCAGGCGTTCGAGCGCCTCGTCGAGACACAGCAGATCGACCGACCTCGCCGTCTCTCCGGCGATCCCGTCTGTCAGGGTGACCCGCTGGTCGGCCCCGCCGCGCTTCTGCGTGCGGCGTGTGCGCGCGTGCTCGACGAGGATGCGCCGCATCACGGTGGCCGCCACGCTCACGAAATGCGTGCGCGTACGCCAGTCGACCTGCGCACCGGCGAGCCGCAGGTAGGCCTCGTGGACGAGCAGCGTGGGCTGCAGCGAGTGCCCCTGTGCCTCCCGCTGGAGATGCCCGCGCGCCACGCGGTGCAGTTCGCCGTACACCAGCGGGATCAACCTGTCGTAGGCATCATGACTACCGCCTTGCCACTCCTGCAGCAACTCGAGGACGCCATCCTGACTCATCTGTAGCGCATGATACGCCCGCTGTCACCACTTCAACGCCGATCCCGTCTGGTACTCGGTGACGCGGGTCTCGAAGAAGTTCTTCTCCTTCTTGAGGTCCATCGCTTCCGACATCCACGGGAACGGGTTCTCCTGCGCAGACGGGAACACGGGGGCCAGACCGAGCTGTGCGCAACGGCGGTTCGTGATCACGTGCATGTACTGCGCGCAGAGGTCGGCGTTGAGGCCGAGCAGACCGCGCGGCATGGTGTCGCGCCCATACGCCACTTCGAGCGCGCACGCGTCGTGCAGCATGCTGCGCACCTCGTCCTGCAGGTCCGGCGTCCACAGGTGCGGGTTCTCGACCTTGATCTGGTTGATGACGTCGATGCCGAAGTTCAGGTGCAGCGACTCGTCGCGCAGGATGTACTGGTACTGCTCCGCGATGCCCACCATCTTGTTGCGCCGGCCGAGCGAGAGGATCTGCGCAAAGCCCGTGTAGAACCACATCCCCTCGAACACGACGTAGAACGCCACGAGGTCGCGCAGGAACGCCCTGTCGGCATCGGGCGTGCCGGTGGAGAACTGCGGATCGGACAGGTTCTGCGTGTAGCGGAGCGCCCACGACGCCTTGTCGGTGATCGAGGGCACTTCCCTGTACATGTTGAACAGCTCGCCCTCGTCGAGGCCGAGGCTCTCGCAGATGTACTGGAACGTGTGCGTGTGGATCGCTTCCTCGAACGCCTGACGCAGCAGGTACTGCCGGCACTCCGGGTTGGTGAGGTGCCTGTAGATCGCGAGCACGATGTTGTTGGCGACCAGCGACTCCGACGCCGCGAAGAATCCGAGGTTCCGCTTCACCATCCGCCGCTCATCGTCGGACAGGCCCGTGAGCGACTTCCACAGCGCGATGTCGGCCTGCATGGACACCTCGGTCGGCATCCAGTGGTTGTTGCACGCGGAGAGATAGCGCTCCCACGCCCAGCGGTACTTGAGCGGCAGCAACTGGTTCACGTCGGCGCGGCAGTTGATCATCGCCTTGTCGTCGACGCGCGGACGCGCGCCAGAGCGATCGATTTCGCCGAGGCCCGTCGTGGTGGAAAGATGGGTTGTCGTCACGGCTGTCACTGGCAGGCCTCGCAATCGGGGTTGTCGATCGCGCAGGCGCTCACGACGCCCGCAGATGGTGCGGCTACGGCGTTCAGACGCGCGTCTGGCCCCTTCAGCGTGCTCCGCTCGACGTGCGTCGCCGCACGCGATCGCAGGTAGTAGGTGGTCTTGAGGCCGCTGCGCCACGCGAGGCGGTACATCGCGTCGAGCTTCGGACCATCGGGGCGATCGACGTAGAGGTTCAGCGACTGCGCCTGGTCGATCCACTTCTGCCGACGCGCCGCGGCGGCGATGAGCCACGCGGGATCGATCTCGAACGCCGTGGCGTAGAGCGCTCGCAGGTCGGCCGGAATCCGGTCGATGGCTTCGAGGCTGCCGTCGTAGTACTTCAGGTCGTTCACCATCACCTCGTCCCACAACCCGGCGGCCTTCAGGTCTTCCACCAGGTACGGATTGACGACGGTGAAGTTGCCGGACATGTTGGCCTTCACGTAGAGGTTCTGGAACGTCGGCTCGATCGACTGGCTCACGCCGCAGATGTTGGCAATGGTTGCCGTCGGCGCGATCGCCATCACGTTGGAGTTGCGCATGCCGACGTCCATGACGCGCGCGCGCAGCGGCGCCCAGTCGAGACGGCTCGTCGTGTCGACGGCGATGTCCTCGCCCCGCGCCTCACCCAGGATCGCGATCGAATCGCACGGCAGGACGCCGCGACTCCAGAGCGAGCCCTCGAACGTTTCGTACCGGCCGCGTTCGGCCGCGAGATGCGTCGACGCCTCGATCGCGTGGTACGCCACGTGTTCCATGCTCGCGTCGGCGAACGTGATGGCATCGTCTGACGCATACGGCACGCGCATGCGGTGCAGCGCGTCCTGGAATCCCATCACGCCGAGGCCCACCGGACGATGCCGCCGGTTCGAGCGGCGCGCCTGAGGAATCGTGTAGTAGTTGATGTCGATCACGTTGTCGAGCATGCGGACGGCCGTGTGCACGGTGCGGCGCAGTCTGGCGGTGTCCAGCCCGCCTGACGTCACGTGCGCGGCGAGATTGATCGACCCGAGGTTGCACACGGCGACCTCATCGTCGGTCGTGTTGAGCGTGATTTCGGTACACAGGTTCGAGGAGTGCACGACGCCGTCGTGCTGCTGCGGAGAGCGCGCGTTGCACGCGTCCTTGAACGTGATCCACGGATGTCCCGTCTCGAACAGCATCGTCAGCATCCGGCGCCAGAGATCGACGGCGCGCACGCGCCTGCACACGCGCACCTCGCCGCGGTCGACGGCGGCTTCCGCCTGTGCGTACGCATCGGCGAACGCCTGGCCCCACGCGTCGTGCAGCGACGGCCACTCGTCGGGCGACAGCAGCGTCCAGTGGGCGTCGGCCTCCACGCGCTGCATGAAGAGATCGGGAATCCACAGCGCCGTGTGCATGTCATGCGTGCGGCGGCGCTCGTCGCCAGTGTTCTTGCGCAGTTCGAGGAATTCCTCGACGTCGATGTGCCACGGCTCGAGATACGCGCATACCGCACCGGCGCGCTTGCCGCCCTGGTTCACGGCAATCGCCGTATCGTTGGCCACCTTCAGGAAGGGCACGATGCCCTGCGAGTCGCCGTTGGTGCCCTTGATGCGGGCGCCGAGGCCGCGTACGCGCGTCCAGTCGTTGCCGAGCCCGCCCGCGTACTTGGAGAGCAGCGCGTTGTCGCGCAGCGCGCTGAAGATGCCATCGAGATCGTCGGGCACCGTCGTGAGGAAGCACGACGAGAGCTGCGGCCGGCGCGTGCCCGCGTTGAAGAGCGTGGGCGTCGAGCACATGAAGTCGAACGACGAGAGCAGGTCGTAGAACTCGATCGCGCGCGCGTCCCTGTCGTCTTCTCGCAGCGCAAGCCCCATCGCCACGCGCATGAAGAACGCCTGCGGCAGCTCGAAGCGCACGCCGTCGCTGTGCAGCACGTAGCGGTCGTGCAGCGTCTGGAGGCCGAGGAACTGGAACTGCCTGTCGCGTGACGGATCGAGCGCCGACGCGAGCCGCGGCAGATCGAAGGTCGCGAGCGCGGGATCGAGCAGGTCCAGTGCGATGCCCCGTTCGACGAACGCCGGGAAATAGCGCGCGTACGCGTCGGCGTCCATCACGGCGGGAACGTCGCCGAGCACGAAGCGGACCGCGTCGCGGGTGAAGTCGTCGAGCAGCAGTCGCGCCGCCACGTACGCATATGCCGGATCGACGTCGATGAGGACGCGCGCCGCCATGATCGTCGCGAGTTGCAACTCGTGTTCCGCGATGCCGTCGTAGATGTTCCGCCGGGCGTCGGCCAAGAGGCGATCCACCGAGACGCCCGTCAGGCCGTCGCACGCACGGGCGATCTGCGTGCGCCACGCGTCGACGTCGAGCGGCGCCTGCGTGCCATCGGCGAGACGCACGTGCAGGACGGGCGCCGGCGCCGGCGTCGGCTGTTCCGCGCGACGCGCCTCCGCGCGCGCCTCGCGATAGAGCACGTATGCACGCGCGACCTTGCGGTGCTCGGCACGCATCAACGCGAGCTCGACCTGGTCCTGGACGTCCTCGATGTGCAGCGCACGCGACTTGCCGGCGCGGCGGGTGAGCGCGTCACAAACGGAGGCCGTCAGCGTCTCGAGGATTTCGTGCAGGCGCGGCGATCCCGTAGCGCCTGGACCTTCGACAGCGAGAAAGGCTTTGGCGATGGCCGCCCGGATCTTGCCGGGATCCCACTCGGCGACGGCGCCGGACCGCTTGATGACGCGCAGCGTGCCCGGAGGCGGCGGCGATGGGGGTGTGAGGGAATCGTGTGCAGCGACGAGCGTAGCGGACATCCGGGCCTGCCTCCTGGTCCCGATACGGAGACGACAGGAGGACGCCACGACACGGTTCCGGTGAGTGCCCGGACACGTCGCACAGCGGCCTCGGGGATCCCCGCCCGAGAAACGTGAACGCCCACGGCAGGTCTCCTGGCTTGCGGGTCGTCGCCACGCCGCCTGGCCTTCCCGGTGCTCATGGCACCAGTGGCACTCGCACGCGCGGATGGCTCGCCGCTCACAGTTGCGGAGTCAGCTCCGGCCTTGCCGCCCGCAGGCAGCG
The nucleotide sequence above comes from Acidobacteriota bacterium. Encoded proteins:
- a CDS encoding ribonucleoside-diphosphate reductase subunit alpha; translation: MSATLVAAHDSLTPPSPPPPGTLRVIKRSGAVAEWDPGKIRAAIAKAFLAVEGPGATGSPRLHEILETLTASVCDALTRRAGKSRALHIEDVQDQVELALMRAEHRKVARAYVLYREARAEARRAEQPTPAPAPVLHVRLADGTQAPLDVDAWRTQIARACDGLTGVSVDRLLADARRNIYDGIAEHELQLATIMAARVLIDVDPAYAYVAARLLLDDFTRDAVRFVLGDVPAVMDADAYARYFPAFVERGIALDLLDPALATFDLPRLASALDPSRDRQFQFLGLQTLHDRYVLHSDGVRFELPQAFFMRVAMGLALREDDRDARAIEFYDLLSSFDFMCSTPTLFNAGTRRPQLSSCFLTTVPDDLDGIFSALRDNALLSKYAGGLGNDWTRVRGLGARIKGTNGDSQGIVPFLKVANDTAIAVNQGGKRAGAVCAYLEPWHIDVEEFLELRKNTGDERRRTHDMHTALWIPDLFMQRVEADAHWTLLSPDEWPSLHDAWGQAFADAYAQAEAAVDRGEVRVCRRVRAVDLWRRMLTMLFETGHPWITFKDACNARSPQQHDGVVHSSNLCTEITLNTTDDEVAVCNLGSINLAAHVTSGGLDTARLRRTVHTAVRMLDNVIDINYYTIPQARRSNRRHRPVGLGVMGFQDALHRMRVPYASDDAITFADASMEHVAYHAIEASTHLAAERGRYETFEGSLWSRGVLPCDSIAILGEARGEDIAVDTTSRLDWAPLRARVMDVGMRNSNVMAIAPTATIANICGVSQSIEPTFQNLYVKANMSGNFTVVNPYLVEDLKAAGLWDEVMVNDLKYYDGSLEAIDRIPADLRALYATAFEIDPAWLIAAAARRQKWIDQAQSLNLYVDRPDGPKLDAMYRLAWRSGLKTTYYLRSRAATHVERSTLKGPDARLNAVAAPSAGVVSACAIDNPDCEACQ